From Candidatus Pedobacter colombiensis, one genomic window encodes:
- a CDS encoding lysophospholipid acyltransferase family protein, producing MNFLSLLPLSLLYPLATLGYYIIYYIYPYRKQVVHENLSKAFPEKSEAEILHIEKKYFRYLINLIVEVVKMGSISRSELKKRVKFNNLDQIEEYFNKGESVLACTGHYGNWELCMLALGIELSKPEYVIYKPLSNKVFDAWFYKIRTQYGNKFISMRQTLRSLAAVRNEPTMFCFAGDQTPVGSEAHYWINFMNQPTPVLLGLEKIALQTNRPIFYFKTKVIKRGYYEVDCIPLCLNPKATREYEITNLQFALLEDILNEEPAYWLWSHRRWKHKPVNAE from the coding sequence TTGAACTTTTTATCCCTTCTGCCCCTTTCGCTGCTATATCCACTTGCAACTTTAGGGTATTATATCATCTATTATATATATCCTTACCGTAAACAAGTTGTTCATGAGAACCTTTCCAAGGCTTTTCCGGAGAAATCAGAAGCAGAGATCCTGCACATAGAAAAAAAGTATTTTAGGTACCTGATTAATCTTATTGTCGAGGTCGTTAAAATGGGCTCTATCTCCCGTTCAGAACTAAAAAAACGTGTAAAATTTAATAACCTCGACCAAATTGAGGAATATTTTAATAAAGGTGAAAGTGTGCTAGCTTGTACTGGGCATTATGGTAATTGGGAACTATGTATGCTGGCTTTAGGGATTGAATTATCGAAACCAGAGTATGTGATTTATAAGCCATTAAGCAATAAGGTGTTCGATGCCTGGTTTTACAAAATCCGTACCCAATATGGCAACAAGTTTATTTCTATGCGTCAGACACTAAGATCATTGGCGGCAGTTAGAAATGAGCCTACCATGTTTTGTTTTGCCGGCGATCAAACTCCTGTAGGCAGTGAGGCCCATTACTGGATCAATTTTATGAATCAGCCAACACCTGTATTATTGGGATTGGAAAAAATTGCATTACAAACCAACAGGCCTATATTCTATTTTAAAACTAAAGTAATTAAAAGAGGCTATTACGAAGTAGATTGCATTCCGTTATGTCTTAATCCTAAGGCAACCAGGGAATATGAAATCACAAATCTACAATTTGCCTTATTAGAAGATATTCTTAATGAAGAACCCGCTTATTGGCTTTGGAGCCACAGGCGATGGAAACACAAACCAGTTAACGCAGAATAA